The Candidatus Wallbacteria bacterium genome window below encodes:
- a CDS encoding arginase family protein, translated as MKYILGIPSAWGSFFNGPEVSPAAIREAGLIDAFKSRDVVFEDLGDLQLLPLMSRHSVPPIRHYPSPRIVWELTLNELEPVIRKSKRVLLLGGDCSIVVGSMTAMHNVYGNSAYLLYLDGHMDCEIPVADKCAGAAGFGLYLLTEQNPFWPSPAITEQQLLIAGVHVMPANCKKILPHLSLAKMRKTGIRDSALKILSAIGADMKILVHLDVDVMNQESMPAAYSPSEEGLTLDEMQELLSVVMHDQRVKLLEITEFDPLKDPEGKSGADIVKLLSGFSW; from the coding sequence ATGAAATACATTTTGGGAATTCCTTCAGCCTGGGGATCATTTTTTAATGGACCTGAAGTGAGTCCTGCGGCGATCCGTGAAGCCGGACTTATCGATGCATTCAAATCAAGAGACGTGGTATTCGAGGATCTTGGTGATCTGCAACTGCTTCCCCTGATGTCCAGGCACAGTGTACCGCCCATCAGGCATTACCCGTCCCCCAGGATTGTCTGGGAATTGACCTTGAATGAGCTGGAACCTGTGATCAGGAAAAGTAAACGGGTTTTGCTGCTCGGCGGAGACTGCAGCATAGTAGTCGGCTCCATGACAGCCATGCACAATGTCTATGGAAATTCAGCTTATCTTCTCTATCTTGATGGACACATGGACTGCGAGATTCCAGTGGCCGATAAATGTGCAGGTGCGGCTGGCTTCGGCCTCTATCTGCTCACAGAGCAGAATCCCTTCTGGCCTTCCCCGGCCATCACTGAACAGCAGCTGCTGATAGCGGGAGTGCATGTCATGCCGGCTAACTGCAAAAAGATTCTGCCTCACTTAAGCCTTGCAAAGATGCGCAAAACCGGTATCCGCGACTCTGCCTTGAAGATTCTCTCGGCAATCGGGGCAGACATGAAAATACTGGTACACCTGGACGTGGATGTAATGAATCAGGAGTCAATGCCTGCAGCTTATTCGCCCAGCGAAGAAGGGCTGACTCTTGATGAAATGCAGGAGCTACTGTCGGTTGTCATGCATGATCAGCGGGTGAAACTGCTGGAGATTACCGAATTCGATCCGCTGAAAGATCCTGAAGGCAAATCAGGCGCAGATATAGTGAAGCTGCTCTCCGGTTTTTCGTGGTAG
- a CDS encoding GNAT family N-acetyltransferase: protein MSNHKAGTNDGIVIRKAMPGDVEVLTFFRVGMLSEVFTGMEVSENLELKTVIRKYFEDKLEGSDFFGLIAEKDGREVGTGGMTISIGPPSPATKSGKKAYIFGMYAIPKERCHGIGSRIFQCLVDEAETRGIEYIHLHAAPDGLNVYLKKGFHDPHNKELVLLLKGSSRQKPEQKQPENKFVVILKEKKTGTLQRPLLESHVEHLKNLHLKNLLFLCGPLKDSESALLIIRAEKMEDVESIVRSDPFIINQYYRSFEIHELIEGNESNNWLLE, encoded by the coding sequence ATGAGTAATCACAAAGCCGGCACGAATGACGGGATCGTGATCCGCAAAGCAATGCCTGGGGATGTTGAGGTTCTTACTTTTTTCAGGGTCGGTATGCTGAGTGAGGTTTTTACGGGGATGGAGGTTTCTGAAAACTTGGAGTTGAAAACTGTCATCAGAAAGTACTTTGAGGACAAGCTGGAAGGCAGTGATTTTTTTGGTCTGATTGCCGAGAAAGACGGGAGAGAAGTCGGAACAGGCGGGATGACCATTTCGATCGGCCCGCCCTCACCGGCCACCAAAAGCGGCAAGAAAGCATACATTTTCGGGATGTACGCCATCCCAAAAGAGCGCTGCCACGGCATCGGAAGCAGAATTTTTCAGTGTCTGGTGGACGAAGCTGAAACGCGGGGAATAGAATACATACACCTTCACGCGGCACCTGACGGCCTCAATGTTTATCTGAAAAAAGGCTTCCATGACCCGCACAACAAGGAACTGGTGCTTTTGCTGAAAGGTTCCTCTCGGCAAAAGCCGGAGCAGAAGCAGCCGGAGAACAAATTTGTAGTCATCCTGAAAGAGAAAAAGACTGGCACTCTGCAGAGACCTCTTCTGGAATCACATGTGGAACATCTCAAAAACCTGCATCTGAAAAACCTGCTTTTCCTCTGCGGCCCTTTGAAAGACAGTGAATCAGCCTTATTGATCATCAGAGCAGAAAAGATGGAAGATGTAGAATCAATTGTGCGGAGTGACCCTTTTATTATCAACCAGTATTACCGATCGTTCGAGATACATGAGCTGATCGAAGGCAATGAAAGTAACAACTGGCTTTTGGAGTGA